In the Alistipes provencensis genome, GGGCATGTCGAAGAACACCACGTCGGGTTTCACGTCCTCAGTGGCAATCATCCTCTCGGCATCGTCGAGGGCGTTCACCGCATTGCTTTTGACGATGGTGTAGGCGTTCTTTTTGATCCGGCGGAAATGGTCGCAAGCGAGAGCCTTGAAGTAGGTGCTGCTGTCGATAAGCCCCATTTCGTGTTCGCGCAGCCCGTGGATGCTGTGCTGCGGGTCGTCGCAGTCCACGACGGCGACATTGTAGCCTTTCACGTTGTGCAGGTAGCTGGCGGCAAGTGCCGTGACAGTGGATTTGCCGATGCCACCTTTCTGTGTTGCGAATGCAACGAAGATTTCCTTACTCATAGTTCCATTTATTTTAATTGTTGATGATTTGTTTTTCTGTTTCCATACGGATTTGGCTGTCGCACCATCCGCTTCCGTGACTACACACGCAGGCGGGTCGTCGCGTATCCGGTTCTGTGGTGAAGCGGTGCGTCGGACAAATGGTGATTGACGACATTGCGTCATGAAGTCATTGAATCCATACGTCACCGAATTGTCGGAGAACCGGGTTTCCGACGGTTCGGGTATCCGTTTCGGCAAGTATCCGAAGAAGCGGATTTCCGGGTATTTGAATGTTCCGTTTATCATATCTTCAAATCGTTCGTTTCTTGAATCATGCTGCAAATAAACAAGTATATTTTGGAACCTGTATCACTTCTCCGGCAAGTGGCGGCACGTTGCGCCGGTTGGCAGTCATTGACCGGGTCAAGCATCTGTCCGATACCGCTTTAAGGGCGTAACTTTGCACCCGGACAGCAGGGTTCGCCGATGACGCGCGGCCCGGAGTCCTGAAAGGTATTTTCCCAATCCGTCCCCTGACGGATTTTTATGTTCACCTGAACATAGCAAGATGTCTTTTCAGCCGCTCAAAATATTTTGAGCAGCCACGAAAAGCACTTGCCCTTGCAGGGGGCGGGCTTTCCCTCCGAAGTCGGGAAGCCTTTCAGAACTGCGGTGCTGTAATCCGAAGCGGCGGCTTATGCCGTCAATCCGCTAAATCCAAAGTAATATGAAAGAGAAAAGGAAAAGCAAATCAGGGAGAAATCCCAAACTTGATCCGGCGGTGTACCGGTACACCGTCCGTTTCAACGAGGAGGAACACAACCGTTTCCTCGCCATGTTCGGAAAATCGGGTGTCTATGCACGGTCTGTTTTCCTCAAAGCGCACTTCTTCGGGCAACCGTTCAAGGTGCTGAAGGTGGACAAGACGTTGGTGGACTATTACACCAAACTGTCGGATTTTCATGCACAATTCCGTGCCGTGGGTACGAATTACAACCAAGTCGTGAAGGAACTGAGGCTGCATTTTTCAGAGAAAAAGGCGATGGCGTTGCTCTACAAATTAGAGCAACACACCGTCGAACTCGTGAAACTGAGCCGCCGGATTGTGGAACTTTCAAGGGAAATGGAGGCAAAATGGTCGCAAAAATCAGTGTAGGAAGTTCGTTGTACGGCGCGATTGCCTACAACGGGGAGAAGATTAACGAGGCGCAGGGGCGGCTTCTCACCACCAACCGCATCTACAATGACGGTTCGGGAACGGTGGACATAGGCAAGGCGATGGAGGGTTTTCTCACCTTCCTGCCACCGCAGATGAAGATCGAGAAGCCGGTGGTGCATATCTCTCTCAACCCGCACCCGGAGGATGTGCTGACCGATATTGAGTTGCAGAATATCGCCCGCGAGTATCTGGAAAAACTCGGTTTCGGAAACCAGCCTTATCTTGTATTCAAGCACGAGGACATCGACCGCCACCACCTGCACATCGTGACGGTCAACGTGGACGAGAACGGGAAAAGGCTCAACCGGGATTTTCTCTACCGCCGCAGCGACCGTATCCGCAGGGAACTGGAACAGAAGTACGGATTGCATCCGGCAGAACGTAAAAATCAGAGATTGGATAATCCGTTGCGCAAGGTGGCCGCATCGGCAGGTGATGTGAAGAAGCAGGTAGGCAACACCGTGAAGGCTCTGAATGGGCAGTACCGTTTCCAGACGATGGGCGAATACCGTGCGCTCCTTTCCTTATATAATATGACGGTGGAGGAAGCGAGGGGCAACGTGCGCGGACGGGAGTATCACGGGCTGGTCTATTCCGTCACGGACGACAAGGGTAACAAGGTGGGCAACCCGTTCAAATCCTCGCTTTTCGGGAAGTCCGCAGGCTATGAAGCCGTACAGAAGAAGTTTGTCCGTTCCAAATCGGAAATCAAGGATAGGAAACTGGCAGACATGACGAAACGCACCGTCCTTTCCGTGCTGCAAGGCACTTATGACAAGGACAAATTTGTATCCCAACTCAAAGAGAAGGGCATCGACACCGTACTGCGCTACACAGAGGAAGGGCGCATCTATGGGGCTACCTTCATCGACCACCGCACGGGATGCGTGCTGAACGGTTCGCGCATGGGTAAGGAGCTTTCGGCGAATGCCTTGCAGGAACACTTCACCCTGCCATACGCCGGACAACCGCCGATACCGCTATCCATCCCTGTGGATGCTGCGGACAAGGCACACGGGCAGACCGCCTACGACAGTGAAGATATATCGGGCGGTATGGGCTTGCTCACTCCCGAAGGTCCGGCGGTAGATGCCGAGGAAGAGGCTTTCATCCGGGCGATGAAGCGCAAAAAGAAGAAAAAACGCAAGGGCTTGGGTATGTAATCAGAGTATCAACAATTAAAAAATCAATGTATGTCACAACAAGAAGACGATTTGAGGGCATTGGCGAAAATCATGGATTTTCTGCGTGCCGTGAGTATCATTTTAGTGGTCATGAACGTGTACTGGTTCTGCTACGAAGCCATCCGGCTGTGGGGCGTGAACATCGGCGTGGTGGACAAAATCCTTCTGAACTTCGACCGCACGGCGGGGCTGTTCCATTCCATTCTCTACACGAAGCTGTTTTCCGTCCTTTTGCTTGCCTTGTCCTGTCTGGGTACGAAGGGTGTCAAGGGTGAGAAAATCACTTGGGGGAGAATCTGGACAGCATTTGCCGTCGGGTTCGTGCTGTTTTTCCTGAACTGGTGGTTGCTGCCCCTGCCGCTGCCGCTTGAAGCGGTGACGGGACTGTATGTCCTTACCATTGGAACGGGCTATGTCTGCCTGTTGATGGGTGGTCTGTGGATGAGCCGCCTGTTGAAACACAATTTGATGGAGGATGTTTTCAACAACGAGAACGAGAGTTTCATGCAGGAAACGAGGCTTATCGAAAGCGAGTATTCGGTCAATCTGCC is a window encoding:
- a CDS encoding ParA family protein; this translates as MINGTFKYPEIRFFGYLPKRIPEPSETRFSDNSVTYGFNDFMTQCRQSPFVRRTASPQNRIRDDPPACVVTEADGATAKSVWKQKNKSSTIKINGTMSKEIFVAFATQKGGIGKSTVTALAASYLHNVKGYNVAVVDCDDPQHSIHGLREHEMGLIDSSTYFKALACDHFRRIKKNAYTIVKSNAVNALDDAERMIATEDVKPDVVFFDMPGTLRSNGVIKTLSQMDYIFTPLSADRFVVESTLKFVTMFRDRLMTTGQAKTKGLHLFWTMVDGRERNDLYGIYEEVIAEMGFPVLSTRLPDSKKFRRDLSEERKSVFRSTIFPMDTALLKGSGIREFSEEISDIIRPQ
- the mobA gene encoding conjugal transfer protein MobA encodes the protein MKEKRKSKSGRNPKLDPAVYRYTVRFNEEEHNRFLAMFGKSGVYARSVFLKAHFFGQPFKVLKVDKTLVDYYTKLSDFHAQFRAVGTNYNQVVKELRLHFSEKKAMALLYKLEQHTVELVKLSRRIVELSREMEAKWSQKSV
- the mobB gene encoding conjugal transfer protein MobB; this encodes MVAKISVGSSLYGAIAYNGEKINEAQGRLLTTNRIYNDGSGTVDIGKAMEGFLTFLPPQMKIEKPVVHISLNPHPEDVLTDIELQNIAREYLEKLGFGNQPYLVFKHEDIDRHHLHIVTVNVDENGKRLNRDFLYRRSDRIRRELEQKYGLHPAERKNQRLDNPLRKVAASAGDVKKQVGNTVKALNGQYRFQTMGEYRALLSLYNMTVEEARGNVRGREYHGLVYSVTDDKGNKVGNPFKSSLFGKSAGYEAVQKKFVRSKSEIKDRKLADMTKRTVLSVLQGTYDKDKFVSQLKEKGIDTVLRYTEEGRIYGATFIDHRTGCVLNGSRMGKELSANALQEHFTLPYAGQPPIPLSIPVDAADKAHGQTAYDSEDISGGMGLLTPEGPAVDAEEEAFIRAMKRKKKKKRKGLGM